The genomic segment GGCCTGCGTGGTGCTGACCGGCGCGGGCGGCGCGTTCTGCGCGGGCGGCGACGTGAAGGGCATGGCCGAGGCATCGGCGGGCGGGGCCGGGCGCGCCGCGCTCACGCTCGACGAGCGCATCCACCGCCAGCGGCTCAGCCAGCGCGAGACCGCGGGCCGGATCTGGCGCATGCCCAAGCCTGTGATCGCGGCGCTTCCCGGCGCGGCGGCGGGCGCGGGGCTCTCGCTCGCGCTCGCCTGCGACCTGCGCGTGGCCGCGGAGAGCGCGATCCTGACCACGGCGTTCGCGAAGGTCGGCTTCAGCGGCGACTACGGCGGCACGTTCTTCCTCACGCAGCTCATCGGCGCCGCGAAGGCGCGCGAGCTGTACCTGCTCTCCGACCGCGTCGACGCGAAGGAGGCCGAGCGCCTGGGCCTGGTGAACCGCGTCGTCGCCGACGCCGCGCTCGAGAGCGAGACACGCGCGCTCGCGCAGCGGCTCGCCAGCGGCGCGACGATCGCCTTCCGCTACATGAAGGAGAACATCGGGCGCGCGCTCACTGGCGCGTCGCTCGAGGAGTGTCTCGACATGGAGGCCACGCACCACGTGCACACGGGCCTGACGCAGGACCACCGCGACGCCGCGCAGGCCTTCGTCGAGA from the Deltaproteobacteria bacterium genome contains:
- a CDS encoding enoyl-CoA hydratase, giving the protein MAQGRTIETGTEHLLARVEDRIAWLTMNRPERRNALSDEMLAGLALALREAESATDVACVVLTGAGGAFCAGGDVKGMAEASAGGAGRAALTLDERIHRQRLSQRETAGRIWRMPKPVIAALPGAAAGAGLSLALACDLRVAAESAILTTAFAKVGFSGDYGGTFFLTQLIGAAKARELYLLSDRVDAKEAERLGLVNRVVADAALESETRALAQRLASGATIAFRYMKENIGRALTGASLEECLDMEATHHVHTGLTQDHRDAAQAFVEKRTPVFKGR